The Desulfobacterales bacterium genome includes a window with the following:
- a CDS encoding ATP-binding protein — MASLPQKSDTYKVLNRAVGKALHHYHMISDGDRIAVGISGGKDSLSLMRILRDRQSYVPVKYELFGIYVDPGFPGSLGASLEKYCGEKKDYLQVEYTDCGIMGHSPQNRENPCFLCSKLRRKRLFDISAELGCNKLALGHNKDDIIETLFLNIFYAGEISTMVPSQPFFNGALRVIRPLAFVDEETIRRFAAEYKFPEFINPCPTAKISKRQEIKTFLNSLYRKNKKIKGNIFRSMSRVKNDYLLK, encoded by the coding sequence ATGGCTTCTTTGCCACAAAAAAGCGATACATATAAGGTGCTGAACAGGGCTGTTGGAAAAGCGCTGCATCATTATCATATGATTTCCGACGGCGACCGGATTGCGGTGGGTATTTCCGGGGGGAAAGACAGTCTATCGCTTATGAGGATATTAAGGGATCGCCAGTCCTATGTGCCGGTTAAATATGAACTGTTTGGGATCTATGTCGATCCCGGGTTCCCGGGAAGTTTAGGCGCATCTCTCGAAAAATACTGTGGTGAAAAAAAAGACTATCTGCAGGTGGAATATACGGATTGCGGCATTATGGGTCATAGCCCCCAAAACCGTGAAAATCCTTGCTTCCTTTGTTCAAAGCTTCGCCGGAAACGACTGTTTGATATTTCGGCCGAACTTGGCTGCAATAAGCTGGCACTGGGCCATAACAAAGATGATATCATCGAAACGTTGTTTTTAAATATTTTCTATGCCGGCGAAATCAGCACCATGGTTCCTTCCCAACCTTTTTTCAATGGCGCGTTACGGGTCATCCGACCGCTGGCGTTTGTCGATGAAGAGACGATCCGTCGATTTGCAGCTGAGTATAAATTTCCGGAATTTATCAATCCATGTCCCACCGCAAAAATTTCTAAACGGCAGGAAATCAAGACATTTTTAAATTCGCTTTACAGGAAAAATAAAAAAATAAAAGGAAATATATTCAGGTCCATGAGCCGGGTTAAAAACGACTACCTTTTGAAATAG
- the folE2 gene encoding GTP cyclohydrolase FolE2 — MKDIQNQRDYRNIPIDKVGIKNLRYPITVLDRRNGYQHTVASINMYVDLPHKYKGTHMSRFVELLHLFRPEVSLKRISVVLEKMKQHLNAASAVIEVAFPYFIEKKAPVSGSPGLLDYTCRIVGSSDPEGKVDLVSEVIVPISSVCPCSKEISEIGAHNQRGEVRLSTRFKKFIWMEDMIELVEACASCEVYSVLKRVDEKCVTERGFLNPKFVEDIVRDIAKKLKEDSNITWFSVSAENFESIHNHSAYAHITSE; from the coding sequence ATGAAGGATATCCAAAACCAGCGGGATTATCGCAATATCCCCATCGACAAGGTCGGTATAAAAAATCTCCGCTACCCCATTACGGTGTTAGATCGCCGCAACGGTTACCAGCATACCGTCGCATCCATAAACATGTACGTCGATCTGCCGCATAAATACAAGGGGACCCATATGAGTCGCTTTGTGGAGTTGTTGCATTTGTTTCGACCGGAAGTCTCATTAAAAAGAATTTCGGTTGTTCTTGAAAAAATGAAACAGCATTTAAATGCCGCATCTGCGGTGATAGAAGTTGCCTTCCCTTATTTTATTGAAAAAAAAGCACCAGTCAGTGGCTCTCCCGGTCTTTTGGATTACACCTGCAGAATTGTCGGATCAAGTGACCCGGAAGGGAAGGTCGACCTGGTTTCGGAAGTGATCGTACCGATTTCATCGGTTTGCCCCTGCTCAAAAGAGATCAGCGAGATCGGCGCCCATAACCAGAGGGGAGAGGTTCGGCTCAGCACGCGTTTTAAAAAGTTCATATGGATGGAAGACATGATCGAACTTGTGGAGGCCTGCGCCTCTTGCGAAGTCTACTCGGTTCTAAAACGGGTCGATGAAAAGTGCGTGACCGAGAGGGGATTTTTAAACCCAAAATTTGTCGAAGACATCGTCAGGGATATCGCCAAAAAATTAAAGGAAGACAGCAATATTACCTGGTTTTCTGTGAGCGCGGAGAATTTTGAATCGATTCATAATCACAGTGCCTATGCCCACATTACCAGCGAGTAA